The window ATTCTATTACAGATTGGCCCATGTCAACAACTGGCACGAGGTTCTcttctttcaccttgtggctTGCAAAGTCGATGAATGATCTAAAGTAGTTGTCGTTCACCTTTGCAACTGTGTCATGAATGAGTTTGGCTCCGTATGGCACTGGCTCACGCAACAAGTCCTTGACTTTTGCAGTGGGAAGTGCCCAAAGAACCAAATTGCCAAAATATTCATTTGGAATTCTTGGATCCATCCTCATGCGACCATTGACTGAAATTCTCACGCTTGTTGTTTGGTATGCACTCAGTCCACGAGCTTTCGTCACAGCTTTCCACAAATGTGCCACCAAGCTCTCAAATGTGCTATAGGACTTGTCATTACCATTCCTAGAGGAAGCCTTTGCTTTGAGCTTGGCTAGAAAGCCTAATGAGAAGTGGAATTGATCCACTGCAACACCGTCGACGTCTTCATCTAGGAGAGGGTGGAATTGTTCGAGTTTTGGGTTCTTAAACTCGACCCCTCGATGCTCAAATTCTATACAAGGGGGATCCCGTGGCTTGAAAATTCCCCGATCATGCAGAGGAAGGGGATGGATTTCGAGCCCTCGACAAGCTTGCCCCCAAGCAACTAAAAAGTTGCTTGTGGCTTGCCCATCAGCCACAGTGTGGTCAGCTGTGAAGCCAACCACGATTGAGCCGCAAGTGAATCTTGTGATTTGCACTTGCACCAACTCTTGAATATTTCCTTGTATACTCGGGTGAAGGCTTAAACAGAATGCCGATGGTTTGAGAGgcattacttgatcaagctcgaTATCCATCGATGCCTCGACAAATCTCACCCCGGCATCATTGAGAAGAATGATTGGTTCACCATCATTATCTTTGCTCAATCTTCCGGCCCATTCTCGATAGACAGATAATGCCTTTCGAAGCCCCGTCTCTAAGGTAGCATTTGGAGGATTTGGTGGATGATAGGCATATATTATGGCCATGTGGGCATCAAATGTTACCTTATCAAAAACACTTAGGGGAATATGATTTGTTGTTGGGGGGATGCCTTCATGCAAGGGCTTAATGACTCTTGAGCTCTCTATTCTGAccctcatttttctttttgagtgGGTTTGGTGACTAATGCTGGGAGGAAAATTGAAGGGAAATGGCGATTTTGTTTTGTGTTTCACGCTAGAAGTGCATGGTTTATATAGAACCTAGAGTAACACCAATTCAAAGTTGGCTAAGACGTTTTTGCAATGTACAGAAAACCATAGTGCGGCAATGCCATTTAATAACACATTAATTAAAAACCTGTGTCTAAAAAGTCGTAGCATGTCTGAACTTAGTTACAGCTGTGCTTGGTGGTTGATTTCAATTTGGTTAATGTTTTGACTTCTGTATGTGGAATTTGTCTTGAACTCCACTGATGCAGCGTTTATGATGAAGATCACATTCTCCACGTTAATGTAGACATTGTATCTGTAAATTAGATACGGATGTAAATATTAGATCCACCAATTAGTTGACTGACTTGGACATCGCTTCTATATTAACCCTCCAGAAAATGAAATGGTTTGGTAATTAAGGGAGTTACAATTtcgtcaattttttttttttggaccttTGTCCAACTAGCAATTGAGGTATCTATTTTGGATACTTCTTCGTTTGGAATATGATGAAGTATTTGAAATCTATTCAGATCGTTTTAGTTGATTGGATTGCTTAATAGACATTTAAGTTTATAATGCACTAACTACTAAAATATACTTTACATACTAAAATAATTCACAAATATAAATACCTCCTAAAAAATGTAAACAACTAGAGAATTTGAAAGGATTTCATATTTCCCTCAATCCAAATGCAGCCAAATAGTCCGAACATGGGATTTGAACAAAATAGAGCTTTTGTACGGAGATTCTTAATGCTCCACAAAATCAACAGAAACATTATCAGTTTGGTTAGATTCCGATTGCGGACCATTTTAGAGCACAAGTTGATGGCCTAAACCGGTAAAGCTTAGAGAGGACAACATTGAACCGCCTTCAAAAAGGAAATTCCGTGTAACCATCCCTAAATCATTTGGCCATTTGAAGTTGGTGATGGATGGCTTATTAGGCCATTTGACCAGTGCTTGCAGTAGATAtcaaaatccttttttttttttttcttttgttgcaggTTAACCCGGACAGGCTATGGCCTGGGAAGCAGGAACCGGTTGGTTATTAAATAGTTTCCGTCGCTAGAAGAAACAAGATCGGAGTATCCATCTATAGTATATAATCAATATGAAGAATGCTTAATAATCTCTTTGGAACAACAATGTCAACTAAATGCAGCCCTATCAACTGCGAACCTTGTCAACTTGACCTGAAGAACTACTTCTAAATGTGTCGGCACTGGAAATGATCTTGCTCTTGCTGAGCATTCCAACAGTTCAAAAGAATGTGATCTTCCCTCTTGGTTGGTTCACGGGTTGATATGCTTCAAATACAAGTAACATGGAATTACTTCTGTGGTACTGCTCATCATCTGAATGTAACCAATTCTTGATATCGTCTTAGTCCTTGATCTTGTCTTTCCCACAAGGCTTCTGCATAAATAATTCTAGTTGGCATATCAGGTTGCCTTAAAATAGGTATGGAGTTTGTTGCAACCACAACTATGATCGATCATAGTCacaaccctgatttcatgattGAGGGATTAAAGAATAAAGCCTGGTCATCCAGTATTTTGACAGTGGTCATATGGTAGTATTAATTTCAGTAAATGGACTAAAGAATACTGAAAATTACCATAAACTTTCTGTTGCAAAACTAGAAGCCTCGTTACCCTTATGGCCATTCTGACAAGCCATTGATGTTTATGGCAATCTGTCACAGCCGTTGGAAGACATGTGAAGGTAAGAAAGAGTTTTCCCTACAATTCTGATCTGATCAACTTAATTCTAAAATACGAAGCATCGCTCCATTGATTGAATTTCTTTCTCATCTCTGGATGTTTCTAACTGGTGTCCAGGGAGTACTCAACAACGCATTTAGATTATCATTTGAAACCCCGTGTCCAAACTCCAAACTGGTCAATTGAGGATACGGGCAATATCAGTCCgtcaattttatttatttttttggtgcATCAAAAATTATCGGgtacttttggaacctctcttTTTTAAAGATGATTTCTACACTTTATCCATGGTAATTAAGCTATGTATGTATTGGGTACTTCATGGCGAACATATATCCtacaatttcaaacttttaaAAGGTATATAAGGAATAGCATTTCATGGCCACACGTAATTTTAGGTGTAAATGACGCCCATAATCTGTTTGGAAGGCAATTTCATAGTTGTGTGTCAATCATTGAGTTTTTTACGTAAGCTCTCAAGTCAAATGGGGATACTATCTTGACGGCAGCTGAATGAATTTGGTGGTTGTTTTGGAAATGTTTATCTATACTCTAATGATTATAAAGTGTATCGAcgcaaaaaaaaacaaaggattaTAAAGTCAAATCTAAAAGTTCAGGAACCAAAATCAACTCGCTCAAAGGTTCAGCTTCTGACAGGAGTTAGCCCTAATTGTATACTGTATTTGTTAGATAGAATTTAGCCATAGATAGCTTATTTGACCAATATTGGCAGAAGATAAATATTGATTATCCATTTGTGGGTTTTGCctggatagtttggtgaataTAGAGGCTATCAATCTATCAGAAAGAAGATAATATATATACCAATGAGTTTGAGGAAtgcttaactttttttttttttggttatttacaACCTACTAAATTATTGCTGGAATTTGATACTCATCGTGGTGACAATCAACAAACTCGGGAAAAGCAATTATTGGATGTTTGTAAAATGTGGCAGACAATTTTCATTCCATTCATATGCATAAACATATATATTGCTTCACAATCCTAGAGCCAAAAACTAATTCATCAAGTAGTCAAGGTTACCAATTactcagagagagagagagagaaggacaACAAAAGGGATTCTTCTTTCTGACGTAATCATTTACGTATGCAATGATGCTTGCAAATTGGGATTGATTTCTTTGATAAGAGATtatataatttcattaaaatctgtACTAATGTCAAATGTAGTATCATCAATCAAACATACACAGATATCAAAacattgatttgaaaaatggataCTACATAtctaaaaaacaaataaaaattacattgtaaagtttcaaaaaaatattttaaaaaatgagataaaataatTGTAATCCCATGACATGTTTCCAATTGCTAGATCTAGTGATTAATTGTTTTAAGTTCAGATATTATAACGAGATCTGTCGGGTAGACCCAAAAAATTATAAATCTGATAATCAAAACccgaaaaaaaaactcaaaatagaaaaatatcTAAAACTCTTACAAGAAATATcttaagagagaagaaaaaaaaactcttgCTAGACAAAATTAACTTTCATTAGAAAACCTTAGGGAAGGCTTAATTcacacaaatgaaaaaaaaaaattagagagaGGGCTCCGAATCACAACAACCACAAAATAATAATGATTTTACCAACTTGGGATTGATTAAATAGAAGTTAATTACATTCATCCCAACGATTGGGTGCCTAATTTGAAGACATGCAAAGGGCTAATTCAGGCTGAAATTAAAAGTCTTCTTAATGCACCATGCAGTCAAGGCATGGACGAGGACGTGCGAGGCGGCAACTGGGCACAGACAGACAAAGTACTGATCCTACCTAATTCTTGCAAGTTTTCGCTATCCTTGGAATAAAAAAAGGATCATATTGCTGCATTTAGTCTCGCGCTACCCCCTACTAGTCGACTTTCTTTTACTGTCCTTCATTTTTACCCCAAACCATTTGCTCATCTTTGGCTCCTACCGTCCAATCAGACAAGGACCTCAGACCTCCATTCTCTCCACGTACCCTTTTTCATGGTCCTTATACTACTTCTTCACTTTGAATTCTGCTCACTTGCTCTAGCCACACATGAACTAGTGACCGACTCTTGTTTCTTTTCACGAAAATCAAGAATTCCGGCGAGACTGATCTTCATGGCAACTTGTGGAATATGCCCATCAAACTTTCACATATTTGTTGAACATCTAAAACACTTGATAGGAGGTAGGTAGACAAGTCTCTGTTGTAGCCTCCACTTTAAAGTTTAAAGGTGATTAACtccaaagtaaaaaaataatcaGATGAAAGCGTGAAACTGTCCCTTCTGTTTTCGGCATCCAATCTGCAAGTTTCTTGGCCATTTTTTCTCATCGATCCTCACCCCTTAAATAATTTGCCTTATCAGGAATAGTACTTATTTTGCCTAatcattattctttttttttttttttccctattgGTCCAAAGATGCCTATATAAGTCCTCCTCCTACTATGGTTGGTTAAATGCAAATCAATGCTGATAGCAGGAATGAGgtcattcaaaaaaaattagtcAAGACTCGAGACATTAAAAGAACGGGTTTTTTTCTTCACTTATCCATCATTTAATTTCTAGTGGTTAGTTACCTTCTGTCGCCATCCAACTCCCACGCACTATCTTGCAAGATTGAAGAACCAAATAAGCCAATTTATGGATCACTGTGCAAATATATACTATCTCGCAAAATGTTTATCTGGCAAATAGGAACTTAATTTTACTGATTGCGATTATTCTCCATAatcaatttttataataaaattttgtaaaatcgAAAACAACTGAAAACAAGGCCAAAAAGGTAATGCGTCGTTGCTCAAGAGGTAGGCAGGCTATCACCTAAGCAAACTGTCGCGTGGCTTTAGCCTTTGTAATTTAATGGTAGGTAAGAATTGTATTTTCGTATTTGCCTCGTGAAATGGATGTGACATTATAGTGGGGAATGATTGAAAACGAGATTTAGAATGGAATAGGTGCAATTCTACAAGAAGCTGAAAGAATCGTTATCTATGTGTGAGAGATCCTTTTAGCAATTTGTGGTAAGGAATAAGAATTAGAATTACAAAAATCTACCACGTCCACTATGGTCAAAACTTCAGTTCAGACTTACCAACCGAAATTTGTTAGGtgaaacatgattttcttgaaataatggAACTCATACACAAGCATCTACGTGACGATTATGAGGAAAATTCAAAcgaaaaggaggaaactaagAAATAGCAGTCCCCAAACAAACGCTGTCCATTTACCACAGGTAGTATTTTCCTGATGcttaattttgagaaaaaagtctGATTAGTAGTCTAAGTGCTAGAAAAAAATGCTTTTTGTCCTCGTCCATTTCTGGGACGCAAATCACGGGCCAAATCTgtactgaatttttttttttttttatcgacacaggggtgtccgggtcaatccttacggggcgTGACTAATCTTCTGCGGCTCGGGCCCGACGCCCCAACCCGACACAAGCACGATAAGTGCGCGGAGAAATCCAGCAGATCAGAGACTCGAACTCGGGACGTAGTGGTCACCAATGGGAGGTGCTACCGCTGGACCATTCACGCAGGAGCCAAATCTGTACTGATAAACCCAAGCAATGTTGCAATGTTGTTAATTTCCTACACCATCAATATTTTAGCGTTAAGCGGCATGCAACACTATTATACCCCTCCAAAGCGAGTTAAGAGGATTTGATCGGTATTGAAATTTgaattagaaaacaaaaaaaaattgaatcaatccaATCCATGTAACGATAAAAAAAAAGCTGGATTTTGATAAACTTATACGATGTACAAGTCCTTAAGATTAGTCTCTCAtggaggaaaaaataaaaaagatagtCTTTCGTGAGTTGGCTTGCTTTTTTATTAACAAGATATAATTATATGATTGAAGATTCACTTTTGTTACGCTATTCTGCGACAACCAGGACGTGTATTTTAGTGTAGTGGCATTGACTTGTCAAGATACAAGACAATCTTGGCTAAAAAAATTGGGTTGACAATTCGACACGCACAAGACGAAGATCATGTAGTAATATACTAGCGTAGTGAATGGGATGCAATAGCTTTGCATCAAATGAATGTCTTAAAAGAACGAAAGTTGGTTCACATAGTTGCTTTCCTGCAGCTAGAAAGTCCTTAAGGAAAATGTCCAAGctagaaagaaaggaaagctctGCCCATTTTCGCagataaacaaataaacacacgACTGTACATTTATGTATATGCAGTGGAATTGATATCGATTTATCAAAGTTTTTGTATGCAAGACGTAATTCTTTAGCAGGATCAAATGCTGTTTGTGAATAAAAATTGTTCTTAACGCGTTAAAGGTAGTTAACAGTGTCAAAGTCAGATTCTTGTTCGATTTCTTGGCTTTCACTCTCAGAAAGGTGAAGGCTACTATATTCATGAACCAATTATGGGGTCTTGAACATCTAAGTACATTCTCTCTATTTTTAACACACCGAGTATGATTTAGGTCAATGTGATCGAATTCTCAAAGTAGCGTCGAGTTTACTTGTAATTAGATATTGTTTCTTCCATGTTTGCTTGGATACATGGTCAATTAACAATGGAATTGATTTGCCTAGCATTACAACGTAATAAAATTACAGTTTTAGCCTGGAAAAGTTTGCTAATAAATGTTTGTGCTAAGTAGAGCCTCTTTCTTGCTTTTACCAAACATTCATGTGATATATATAGGGAAAAAATTGTCACGATTCGAGTTCAAGGACTAGCCCAAATAATTATTAGACCGAAATCTATTGGCCCAAAATGATTAATCCAAATTACTATATAACTCAAGCTTCCAAGTTCTTAAatcattctttttctcttcattCCACCGATGTTGGATACTACACAAAATGCCTATCCTTTTCATTTTTACAAGGAAAAATCGTTTAAAATGTTTCTCACATTTTGtaatataaattttttcgtccatcacttttaaaagtgtaaatttacgtcccttacaaattcacattcaTCAATTTTGATTCCTATCTAGGTTTTCGACTAATTTTTTGTCGAAATCTACCACGTCCCTTGCACGTGATTATTTTTGaagagcaaaattgtcaaatcaaaatttacataattcgATCCATAGTCcatcacatttcacaaaatgaattgttttatccttcacattttacaaaataaatctTTTAATCCCTCATTAATCATGtgtatgaataatttttttttttaaaagctcatgtatatatctaattaatttcatttgaacaatacaaatagcatgtaatatatttctatttGATTTCGTTTGAACGTACTGCTCatgtgaaattaaatagatatatacagaaattttaaaaacttgttAATTTTTTGctcatgtttatttgtttttacttgaaaattaaaaataaataagacatttaattctaaatattatcaagtgtttatatcgaattaaatttgaaaaaaaaataaataaataaaataacaaaaagaagtaagtgattgacacttttaaattttaaaacaatcacaaaacaagtAATTCAATTATTAGTCTTAAAAGTAGTgagtagaaatttcagatttaaattgcaatttatTAGCATGACTATGGATTTCGAATTAGGACCAATTAATTAGATGGCCTTATTACACAAttcaataaatgaataattactaaaagaaaaaagaccacaaatattgaataggttcacatagtgaaatcaaatatgtgtgtgtgtgtgtgtgggatttaaaataaaattgttagttttaaactcatgtatatatatTGAATAGTATATGTACGATTACAATTAGTCTGTGTAGATGAAattaaatagagatatattacatgctattcatactattcaggtgaaatcaaatagaaatatatatgaattttaaaaaaaaatttattcgtACACATGATTAATAAGAGATGAAAAAGTCATTTcgtgaaatatgagaaatgaaaaaaatttattttgtgaaatgtgagagacgaaacaattcattttgtaaaatgtaagTGACTATAGATtggattatataaaatttgatttgataattttacccaaaaaaatgatcacatgcaagacACGTAATGAATTCCGacaaaaaactagtcgaaaaTCTAGGTAGGAATCAAATTTGACGAAAGTGAATTTTTAAGGTACgtaaaattaatacttttaaaagtaatggatgaaaataatcattttacaaaatataagaagtgttttaaacaatttttcctttttacaataAGCATTTCGTATAGAAAGAAGTGTTCTCTATCGGTGAAATATCTATTTTAAACTATCTCTGTATCAACGTAGCAGTGGAAAGACTACCACGCTGCATCTAAACTTCAAACAGTTAAGTCTTGACTCGTACGGTTTGTACTTCACAATTTTCTTGGAgtggaaaaataaataaataacaatcctTTGAAACGTGCATTGCTGCTCTCTGAACGTTAAACCTATATTCTCTTTTAAATTGAAGGTTTTGGTGACCCTCATATGATATGTTCCTACGCATA is drawn from Coffea arabica cultivar ET-39 chromosome 1c, Coffea Arabica ET-39 HiFi, whole genome shotgun sequence and contains these coding sequences:
- the LOC113726434 gene encoding agmatine coumaroyltransferase-2-like; protein product: MRVRIESSRVIKPLHEGIPPTTNHIPLSVFDKVTFDAHMAIIYAYHPPNPPNATLETGLRKALSVYREWAGRLSKDNDGEPIILLNDAGVRFVEASMDIELDQVMPLKPSAFCLSLHPSIQGNIQELVQVQITRFTCGSIVVGFTADHTVADGQATSNFLVAWGQACRGLEIHPLPLHDRGIFKPRDPPCIEFEHRGVEFKNPKLEQFHPLLDEDVDGVAVDQFHFSLGFLAKLKAKASSRNGNDKSYSTFESLVAHLWKAVTKARGLSAYQTTSVRISVNGRMRMDPRIPNEYFGNLVLWALPTAKVKDLLREPVPYGAKLIHDTVAKVNDNYFRSFIDFASHKVKEENLVPVVDMGQSVIECPNLDVSSWLRFPFYDLDLGGGSPYVFMPSYYPLEGTILLLPSFIGDGSIDAVIALFEDHLAAFKQICYELE